A DNA window from Thalassospiraceae bacterium LMO-JJ14 contains the following coding sequences:
- a CDS encoding enoyl-CoA hydratase/isomerase family protein, with translation MSSTSSCLRLDDDNGVRTLTLSRPEKLNALGRELIEALTVALHDAEDDAGVQAVVLGGCDKAFSAGVDLKETSALKEETEIVAHAGRVADLFLAIPRMTKPTFAAVEGYALGGGCGLALACDFLIASNNAVFGYPEIKKGVMPALVTPNLVKRVGPRRAFEFLASGKQYSAEDMFALGLVSKVVAVGEALGEAQAWAAAIKAHDPRILAWIKELTKDCENVSLEDGLGIARRMNARARLELRDKS, from the coding sequence ATGAGCAGCACGTCTTCATGCCTTCGACTTGATGACGACAACGGCGTCCGCACCTTGACGCTGTCGCGCCCTGAAAAACTCAACGCACTTGGACGCGAACTGATCGAAGCCCTCACCGTCGCCTTGCATGACGCGGAGGATGATGCCGGGGTACAGGCCGTCGTACTAGGGGGCTGCGACAAGGCCTTCAGTGCCGGCGTGGACCTTAAGGAAACATCGGCCCTCAAGGAAGAAACGGAGATCGTCGCCCATGCAGGCCGCGTGGCCGATCTGTTCCTGGCAATTCCGCGCATGACCAAGCCGACATTCGCGGCGGTCGAAGGCTATGCGCTCGGTGGCGGCTGCGGTCTGGCGCTGGCCTGCGATTTCCTTATCGCCTCGAACAATGCGGTTTTCGGGTATCCGGAGATCAAGAAAGGCGTCATGCCGGCACTGGTAACGCCAAACCTTGTGAAACGGGTGGGGCCGCGCAGAGCGTTCGAGTTTCTGGCGAGCGGCAAGCAGTATAGCGCCGAGGACATGTTCGCTCTCGGACTTGTCAGCAAAGTCGTTGCCGTGGGAGAAGCGCTTGGCGAAGCACAGGCGTGGGCCGCGGCGATCAAGGCGCACGACCCGAGGATTCTCGCCTGGATCAAGGAACTCACCAAGGACTGTGAGAATGTGTCTCTCGAAGACGGACTGGGCATCGCTCGGCGCATGAATGCGCGGGCACGCCTGGAACTCAGGGACAAATCCTGA
- a CDS encoding FAD-binding protein, translated as MKLENIAAWDIETDIVIVGFGAAGGVAAIDAADAGARVMILEKMPFPGGLSAVSAGGIRVSESADEAFAYLKATCGGRTPDDILKVLADGMTQVPAYLRGLAEINGATVKVTPALGNYPLPGCEALAYCEVSEVPALENGTRYHATHATKNGGRLFKVLEDNVQKRNIPVHYNAPAQKLITDSQGEVCGIMARIDGKDVMIHAAKAVILTCGGFENDDEMKQQYFQAQPVLTGSFAGNTGDGIRMAQAVGADLWHMWHYHGPYGMKDPSGKYPFGLYMKAVPMWTPGHPESVSDLGVVDDAGKPLSQKSLAKIAWILVDQDGKRFMDEYPPYPGDTGIRPLDQYDSKRQKFPRIPAYAIFDEHGRQMYAMGRTAYNDADAHYDWSPDNLKEVENGILIKADTIEELAAKLNVGANQLKRTFETWNAAVAAGHDEEFGRQPDTMVPIQTPPYYFAEIYPVVINTQGGPRHNVRQEILNPFGEPIPRLYAAGELGSVFGHLYVGGGNLAECFVGGRIAASEASKLESRKPAP; from the coding sequence ATGAAACTTGAAAACATTGCTGCCTGGGATATCGAAACCGATATCGTCATTGTCGGCTTCGGTGCTGCCGGCGGCGTCGCCGCAATTGATGCAGCGGACGCCGGCGCCCGTGTCATGATCCTTGAAAAGATGCCCTTTCCGGGCGGGCTTTCCGCTGTTTCCGCCGGGGGCATCCGTGTTTCCGAAAGCGCCGACGAGGCCTTTGCCTATCTGAAGGCGACCTGCGGCGGACGAACCCCGGACGATATTCTCAAAGTTCTTGCCGACGGGATGACCCAGGTCCCGGCCTATCTGCGAGGGTTGGCCGAGATCAACGGCGCCACGGTCAAGGTCACGCCGGCGCTCGGCAACTATCCGCTCCCGGGCTGCGAGGCATTGGCGTATTGCGAAGTCAGCGAAGTACCGGCACTCGAGAACGGCACGCGCTACCACGCGACCCACGCGACGAAAAACGGCGGGCGGCTGTTCAAGGTCCTCGAAGATAATGTCCAGAAACGCAATATACCGGTTCATTACAATGCGCCGGCGCAAAAACTGATTACCGATTCTCAGGGCGAGGTTTGCGGCATCATGGCCCGCATCGACGGCAAGGACGTTATGATTCATGCCGCCAAGGCGGTGATCCTGACCTGCGGCGGCTTTGAGAACGATGACGAAATGAAGCAACAGTATTTCCAGGCGCAGCCGGTCCTGACCGGCTCGTTCGCCGGCAATACCGGCGACGGCATCCGCATGGCGCAGGCGGTCGGCGCCGACCTTTGGCACATGTGGCATTATCACGGCCCCTACGGCATGAAGGATCCTTCGGGGAAATATCCATTCGGTCTGTACATGAAAGCCGTGCCGATGTGGACGCCGGGGCACCCGGAAAGCGTTTCCGATCTTGGTGTCGTCGATGACGCGGGCAAGCCGCTGTCACAGAAATCGCTCGCCAAGATCGCGTGGATACTGGTCGATCAGGACGGCAAGCGGTTCATGGACGAATACCCGCCCTATCCTGGCGACACCGGTATCCGGCCCCTCGATCAGTACGATTCGAAACGGCAGAAATTCCCGCGCATCCCGGCGTATGCTATCTTCGATGAACACGGCCGGCAGATGTACGCCATGGGCCGCACAGCCTACAACGACGCCGATGCGCACTACGACTGGAGTCCGGACAACCTCAAAGAGGTCGAGAACGGCATCCTGATCAAAGCCGACACGATCGAGGAGTTGGCCGCCAAGCTGAATGTCGGCGCAAACCAGTTGAAGCGCACCTTCGAAACCTGGAATGCCGCCGTCGCCGCCGGCCACGATGAAGAGTTCGGCCGACAGCCCGACACCATGGTGCCTATTCAAACCCCGCCATATTATTTCGCGGAGATCTATCCGGTCGTCATCAACACGCAAGGTGGGCCGCGCCATAACGTCAGGCAGGAAATCCTCAACCCGTTCGGCGAACCGATCCCGCGGCTGTATGCCGCCGGCGAGTTGGGCAGTGTGTTCGGACATCTGTATGTCGGTGGCGGAAATCTTGCGGAATGCTTCGTCGGCGGCCGCATCGCCGCCAGCGAGGCAAGCAAACTGGAAAGCCGGAAACCGGCGCCATGA
- a CDS encoding rhodanese-like domain-containing protein, with the protein MDFTSVQDLHSACNAEDGIWPHRSWALFDVRELGEAQKGHIPGATFLPRRMIELRLEELLPAPKTRIVVYDDGGDDSRATRAAQTMSDFGYVNVSVLEGGLRSWQAAGHEVATGWNVPCKDFGERLLVSSKVPYITSDDLAARIDAGENIGVFDVRTPQEYTEGSLPVSTSAPSFDWSLHVDDWARNYDGIVIHCAGRTRSIFGTETGRLLGMKNLWALENGTMGWRLSDRELAAGQNRTLPPPSMDSIAGVRDRALELASAEGAKILTPAELSQRVDARLEKPIYIFDTRDVAAFKNGHICSSILLPGGQACQRADDFAAVPDADIVFVDDNDSRAGVTAYWYRRMGFRNVFVLQGGVEAWRVAGLPIATGRGRTPPLGLSEAETATPSCSLDELNAALAADAALVVVDVGKGSDYKACHVKGAHWIPRGYLEDRIADTATPSQPVVITARDPAQAAYAAAALAGMGYGDVRWLNAPGKTWQGAISTEAGSAGDDALIDDALAIPYKKTKKEMVEYLEWEEKLGEKYKAAGSDESA; encoded by the coding sequence ATGGATTTTACTTCGGTCCAGGATCTACATTCGGCTTGCAATGCAGAAGACGGCATCTGGCCACACCGCAGCTGGGCGCTATTTGATGTGCGTGAGCTTGGCGAAGCGCAGAAGGGGCATATTCCCGGCGCGACGTTCCTGCCGCGTCGCATGATCGAACTCAGGCTGGAGGAACTCCTGCCTGCGCCGAAAACCCGCATCGTCGTTTATGACGATGGCGGCGATGACAGTCGTGCGACGCGTGCGGCGCAAACCATGTCGGATTTCGGATACGTGAATGTCAGTGTGCTGGAAGGCGGCTTGCGCTCCTGGCAGGCGGCAGGCCATGAAGTGGCAACCGGTTGGAACGTGCCGTGCAAGGACTTTGGCGAGCGATTGCTGGTTTCGAGCAAGGTTCCCTATATCACGTCGGATGATCTGGCTGCCCGGATCGATGCCGGCGAGAACATCGGTGTGTTCGATGTCCGCACACCGCAGGAATACACGGAAGGGTCCTTGCCGGTCAGCACATCCGCGCCATCGTTCGACTGGAGTCTGCATGTCGATGACTGGGCCAGGAACTATGACGGCATCGTCATTCATTGCGCGGGGCGGACGCGCTCGATCTTCGGTACGGAAACAGGGCGTCTGCTCGGGATGAAGAATCTGTGGGCGCTGGAAAACGGCACCATGGGATGGCGTCTTTCGGACCGCGAGCTGGCCGCCGGGCAGAACCGCACACTGCCGCCACCGAGCATGGACAGCATCGCCGGGGTGCGAGACCGGGCGCTGGAACTCGCCAGTGCCGAGGGGGCGAAAATCCTCACACCGGCCGAACTGAGCCAGCGTGTCGACGCCCGGCTCGAAAAGCCGATTTACATTTTCGATACCCGCGACGTCGCGGCTTTCAAGAACGGCCACATCTGCAGTTCGATCCTGCTGCCCGGCGGTCAGGCGTGTCAGCGGGCCGACGATTTCGCCGCCGTACCGGACGCGGATATTGTCTTCGTGGATGATAACGATTCCCGTGCCGGCGTGACGGCGTACTGGTATCGCCGCATGGGCTTCCGCAATGTTTTTGTTTTGCAAGGCGGTGTCGAGGCGTGGCGTGTGGCAGGCTTGCCGATCGCGACGGGTCGCGGCCGAACGCCGCCGCTGGGTTTATCCGAAGCCGAGACGGCGACGCCGTCATGCAGTCTTGATGAACTGAACGCGGCTTTGGCGGCAGACGCGGCGTTAGTGGTTGTCGACGTCGGCAAAGGCAGCGATTACAAGGCATGCCATGTCAAAGGCGCGCACTGGATACCGAGAGGATATCTTGAGGACCGGATCGCCGACACGGCGACGCCGTCGCAGCCGGTCGTTATCACGGCCCGCGATCCTGCGCAGGCGGCGTACGCGGCCGCAGCCCTGGCCGGCATGGGCTACGGCGATGTCCGGTGGCTGAATGCGCCGGGCAAGACCTGGCAGGGGGCGATTTCAACGGAGGCCGGTTCGGCCGGCGACGATGCGCTGATCGATGACGCGCTCGCCATTCCATATAAGAAGACCAAAAAAGAGATGGTCGAATATCTGGAATGGGAAGAAAAGCTGGGCGAGAAGTATAAAGCTGCCGGCTCGGACGAGAGTGCGTAA
- a CDS encoding acyl-CoA dehydrogenase family protein — protein sequence MDFAQTESQKELVEAAREAYARKLEPLTADKSPEGVRKLRKAMAEQGLLGLNMPTEYGGLGLPLLDTVMVIQALHACSPATGGLAHRTSTGACGAIEAYGTDEQKEKYLRGISQGDIGISIGITEPEAGSAATAMRTRAEVVGDEVVINGSKQFVSAVDVNDFTVLYCRFGNTGKSADIGAVIVPHDAPGFSRSTGTVNMADELLFELYFDDCRVPKSNILLDGNAFGKLISVYNAERLGSISRMLGSAQAAYEYALEYSKERRQFNREISDFQGIQWMLAEMRVKLDAAQLLTYRAASTAQATGLPDALETSIAKVFTATAAKEICDDAIQIMGANGYTKEYPLAHRYAEVRGGSIYGGTVQIHKNMIAGKILGRSNSQWKKN from the coding sequence ATGGACTTTGCACAAACCGAGAGCCAAAAGGAACTCGTTGAGGCCGCACGTGAGGCATATGCCCGCAAGCTTGAGCCGTTAACCGCCGACAAATCGCCGGAAGGTGTCCGCAAGCTGCGAAAGGCAATGGCGGAACAGGGATTGCTGGGACTGAACATGCCCACGGAATATGGCGGTCTCGGCTTGCCTCTTCTCGACACGGTGATGGTCATTCAGGCACTGCATGCCTGCTCGCCTGCTACAGGCGGTCTGGCGCACCGGACGTCGACGGGCGCTTGCGGTGCAATCGAGGCTTATGGGACAGACGAGCAGAAGGAAAAATACCTGCGCGGAATCTCGCAGGGCGATATCGGTATTTCCATTGGTATCACCGAACCCGAAGCGGGATCGGCGGCGACGGCGATGCGGACAAGGGCGGAAGTTGTCGGTGACGAAGTCGTTATCAACGGCAGCAAGCAGTTTGTCAGCGCGGTCGATGTTAACGATTTTACCGTCTTGTATTGCCGCTTCGGCAACACCGGCAAGTCCGCCGATATCGGTGCCGTGATCGTGCCGCACGACGCGCCGGGATTCAGCCGCTCGACCGGAACGGTAAACATGGCCGATGAGCTGTTGTTTGAATTGTACTTCGACGACTGCCGGGTGCCGAAATCCAATATCCTGCTGGACGGCAATGCCTTCGGTAAACTGATCAGCGTCTATAACGCCGAACGACTTGGCAGTATTTCCAGGATGCTCGGCTCGGCCCAGGCGGCGTACGAATATGCGCTCGAATATTCCAAGGAGCGCCGTCAGTTCAATCGCGAGATCAGCGACTTCCAGGGCATCCAGTGGATGCTGGCGGAAATGCGGGTCAAACTGGATGCGGCGCAACTGCTGACCTACCGGGCAGCATCCACGGCGCAGGCGACAGGCCTGCCCGATGCGCTTGAGACCTCGATCGCCAAGGTCTTTACGGCGACGGCGGCCAAGGAAATCTGCGACGACGCAATCCAGATCATGGGTGCCAACGGATATACCAAGGAATATCCGCTTGCGCATCGCTATGCCGAAGTACGTGGCGGCTCGATCTATGGCGGCACCGTGCAGATCCACAAGAACATGATCGCCGGAAAGATTCTCGGGCGCAGTAACAGTCAGTGGAAAAAGAACTAA
- a CDS encoding acetyl-CoA carboxylase biotin carboxyl carrier protein subunit, with protein MKMAQIEVLASVTGSVWKIEKKVGESVSAGEEIMILESMKMEIGIEAPADGTVSAINVAEQDAVDEDQVLALIETAD; from the coding sequence ATGAAAATGGCACAAATCGAGGTCTTGGCATCGGTGACCGGCTCGGTCTGGAAGATTGAAAAAAAAGTTGGCGAATCGGTCAGCGCAGGCGAGGAGATTATGATCTTGGAGTCCATGAAAATGGAAATCGGTATCGAAGCCCCTGCTGACGGAACGGTCTCTGCCATCAATGTTGCAGAACAGGATGCCGTTGATGAAGACCAGGTATTGGCGCTTATCGAAACGGCGGATTAA
- a CDS encoding flavin reductase family protein, producing the protein MTLVSSDDFKLGMRHIAAAVSVISTMENDEPRGMLATAVCSVCAEPPTLLVCINKSASMHAAVVESGCFCVSVLDERQLGTASKFLSVSGAERFKLCDWDRLQTGAPAIRDALVNFDARVVNAVEAGSHTVFFGEVAAIRFADVDGRPLLYHNGCYSGLSVEPFS; encoded by the coding sequence ATGACTCTGGTATCTAGCGACGACTTCAAGCTCGGCATGCGCCATATTGCAGCGGCCGTAAGCGTCATCTCGACGATGGAAAACGACGAGCCGCGCGGCATGCTGGCAACAGCAGTGTGCTCGGTCTGCGCGGAACCGCCGACACTGCTGGTCTGCATCAACAAAAGTGCGTCAATGCATGCCGCCGTCGTTGAGAGTGGTTGTTTCTGCGTCAGTGTTCTGGACGAACGCCAGCTTGGTACGGCGTCAAAATTCTTGTCTGTCAGCGGCGCGGAGAGATTCAAGCTGTGCGATTGGGACAGGCTTCAAACGGGGGCGCCGGCCATTCGCGATGCCCTTGTGAATTTCGATGCACGTGTCGTCAATGCGGTTGAAGCAGGCTCACACACGGTATTCTTCGGTGAAGTCGCCGCCATCCGCTTCGCCGATGTCGACGGCCGGCCGCTTTTGTATCATAACGGATGCTATTCGGGATTGAGCGTGGAGCCGTTTTCCTGA
- a CDS encoding MmgE/PrpD family protein → MPDNGIIEDVTKSCHDDSNRLLASFVASGDFGALTEEGWISAARQIADTVAVGWAGSVEAGASQAAELALLESAAPAARLWGRAESVSVAQAVFVNAVSAAALDYDSVHQESLLHPAAITVPVALAIGEDIKASGEQIVAAHIAGCEVMCRISLATPRQSNWFPASVYGVFGATATASALLGLSTEQTLNAFGLALAQTSGTKQAIVERALAKRYQTAFAARAGVLSAALAKRGVTAAHRFLDGPAGLFSLYEEGQPEQVVAGLGQTYVFQNVTIKLFPTCLCTHVIIDAVLSLMAAHGFTKDDVSALKVCITPYMNRIIGGDYTPDANPQVAAQFSARYAAARALFSGGVKLADIEPAQALDPEVVRFARALDLTLFDDRDGHVAPCEVTVELKGGQTHTQHVRDVPNAAEGADAHAVLAEKAGDCLTRGASPMQPDAARRVYERLVGLRQAPSLDGLYDGA, encoded by the coding sequence ATGCCGGATAATGGGATTATAGAAGACGTTACAAAGTCCTGCCATGACGACAGCAATCGGCTTCTGGCATCGTTTGTTGCCAGCGGGGATTTCGGCGCCTTAACCGAGGAGGGATGGATATCCGCCGCTCGGCAGATTGCCGATACCGTTGCTGTCGGCTGGGCCGGCAGTGTCGAGGCGGGGGCTTCCCAGGCGGCGGAGCTTGCGCTGCTCGAATCCGCAGCACCGGCCGCACGTTTATGGGGCCGCGCCGAATCGGTCAGTGTCGCGCAAGCGGTTTTTGTGAATGCGGTTTCCGCCGCGGCATTGGATTACGATAGCGTGCATCAGGAATCGCTGCTGCATCCAGCGGCCATTACCGTTCCCGTCGCTCTGGCCATCGGCGAGGACATAAAAGCGAGCGGCGAACAGATCGTTGCCGCGCATATTGCCGGCTGCGAAGTCATGTGCCGGATATCGCTGGCGACGCCTCGCCAGTCGAACTGGTTCCCGGCCTCGGTCTATGGCGTATTTGGCGCAACGGCAACGGCGTCGGCGCTGCTCGGTCTGAGCACCGAGCAAACGCTGAATGCCTTCGGTCTGGCCTTAGCCCAGACTTCCGGAACAAAACAGGCGATTGTTGAACGCGCCCTTGCGAAACGATATCAGACGGCTTTTGCCGCGCGTGCGGGTGTGCTTTCGGCGGCGCTGGCGAAGCGTGGGGTTACGGCGGCGCACCGTTTTCTTGACGGTCCGGCGGGGCTTTTTTCGCTGTACGAGGAAGGTCAACCTGAGCAGGTGGTGGCCGGTCTGGGGCAGACATACGTCTTTCAGAACGTGACAATCAAGCTTTTCCCGACCTGCCTGTGCACCCACGTCATCATTGATGCCGTGCTGTCGCTGATGGCCGCGCACGGTTTTACCAAGGATGACGTCAGCGCGCTGAAGGTGTGTATAACGCCTTATATGAATCGCATCATCGGCGGCGACTACACGCCGGACGCCAACCCGCAGGTCGCGGCGCAGTTTTCCGCCCGTTACGCGGCGGCACGCGCGCTGTTTTCCGGCGGCGTCAAACTGGCCGATATCGAACCCGCGCAGGCGCTGGACCCGGAGGTCGTCCGCTTTGCCCGGGCATTGGATTTAACGCTGTTCGACGATAGAGACGGCCACGTCGCGCCGTGCGAGGTGACGGTTGAGCTGAAGGGGGGGCAGACACATACGCAGCATGTACGCGATGTGCCGAATGCCGCCGAGGGCGCGGATGCCCACGCGGTGCTCGCCGAAAAAGCCGGCGATTGCCTGACGCGCGGAGCCAGCCCGATGCAGCCGGATGCAGCGCGGCGTGTCTATGAGCGGCTGGTCGGTCTGCGGCAGGCCCCCTCGCTTGATGGTTTGTACGACGGCGCCTGA
- a CDS encoding MaoC family dehydratase N-terminal domain-containing protein, producing the protein MSEIDRSLIGSESAPYVVEVEKGAIRKFADAIGDASAFYRDEAAAKENGYPGIIAPPTFPVSFYPPEEPAWTRDLDRKRILAGEQGFRYSRPIVAGDVLTCRIVFKSVEEKQGKSGRMEILYQEVIGEDGDGNHVFTNWKSTVYRESPNELK; encoded by the coding sequence GTGTCGGAAATTGACCGCTCATTGATCGGATCGGAATCGGCCCCTTATGTGGTCGAAGTCGAGAAAGGTGCCATACGTAAATTTGCGGACGCCATTGGCGACGCTTCTGCGTTTTATCGTGATGAGGCTGCTGCGAAAGAAAACGGATATCCCGGGATCATTGCCCCGCCGACATTTCCGGTTTCATTCTATCCGCCGGAAGAGCCGGCGTGGACGCGTGATCTCGACCGCAAACGCATCCTGGCCGGTGAGCAGGGCTTCAGGTATTCCCGCCCGATCGTCGCCGGCGACGTGCTGACCTGCAGGATCGTTTTCAAATCCGTTGAGGAAAAACAGGGCAAGTCCGGCCGCATGGAAATCCTCTATCAGGAAGTCATCGGCGAGGACGGTGACGGCAATCACGTCTTCACGAACTGGAAGTCCACCGTCTACCGGGAATCCCCCAACGAGCTTAAGTAA
- a CDS encoding carboxyl transferase domain-containing protein: MEKTTIEELERRRREAMQMGGQEKIDALHQKNKLTARERIDLLLDPGTFEEIGILARSQHPTLHDRTPADGLIAGSGKIHGRTVYVTSDDYTVLAGTRGRIGEAKTRRIRELCAKHNAPYIALMEAGAGRFQEANGAIAAGIGDRFREHYRLSGHAPVVSAFMGPCFGGPSFTAMQSDFVTIVNPTGYMGMSGPPVVKVGIGRDVTAEEVGGAEKAAKETGQVDYMASDEQDCIRSIREFLSYFPNNCDELPPRAEPAPAPIDTPEGREEIDALVSDNHRRAYDMEKLVRLIVDNGEFFHYRELYGRNLITAWSRIDGEVVGIVANQPKHWAGALDDKAIRKARKFVELCDAYHIPLVFLTDCPGFVVGPEIENQRMVSLAARFLNTMIATTVPITTIVIRKAIGLAYLAMGGKTMGPDTIVAWPTAQFDVMGPAAGVELSYGKKIAASPDPAATRAAYLKEAEEVAAAHHAAEMALIDDVILPAETRDIIKSTFARAQSVRTTGFKHRIDP, translated from the coding sequence ATGGAAAAAACGACGATTGAAGAGCTTGAACGCCGCCGCCGGGAAGCTATGCAAATGGGCGGTCAGGAAAAAATCGATGCTTTGCATCAAAAAAACAAACTAACCGCACGCGAGCGTATCGATTTATTGCTGGACCCCGGCACATTCGAAGAGATCGGCATCCTGGCCCGCAGCCAGCACCCGACACTTCATGACCGCACGCCGGCGGACGGCTTGATCGCCGGGTCCGGAAAAATTCATGGCCGCACCGTCTACGTCACCTCCGATGACTACACCGTGCTGGCCGGCACGCGCGGTCGCATCGGCGAAGCGAAAACGCGCCGCATCCGCGAACTTTGCGCCAAGCATAACGCACCTTATATCGCATTGATGGAGGCCGGCGCCGGCCGTTTCCAGGAAGCCAACGGCGCCATTGCCGCCGGTATCGGCGACCGGTTCCGGGAACACTACAGACTTTCCGGCCACGCGCCCGTCGTCTCCGCTTTCATGGGGCCTTGCTTCGGCGGCCCGTCCTTCACGGCAATGCAGTCCGACTTCGTCACGATCGTCAATCCGACGGGATACATGGGGATGTCCGGCCCGCCTGTGGTTAAGGTCGGCATCGGCCGCGACGTCACCGCAGAGGAAGTCGGCGGCGCCGAGAAAGCTGCCAAGGAAACCGGTCAGGTCGATTACATGGCCAGCGACGAACAGGACTGCATCCGCTCTATCCGCGAATTCCTGTCTTACTTTCCCAACAACTGCGACGAGCTGCCGCCGCGCGCCGAACCGGCACCGGCACCGATCGACACGCCAGAGGGGCGCGAAGAAATCGATGCCCTCGTTTCCGACAATCACCGGCGCGCCTACGACATGGAAAAACTGGTCCGACTGATCGTCGACAATGGGGAATTCTTCCACTACCGCGAACTGTACGGCCGCAACCTGATTACAGCCTGGAGCCGCATCGACGGCGAAGTGGTCGGGATCGTCGCCAACCAGCCGAAACACTGGGCCGGTGCGCTGGACGACAAGGCCATCCGCAAGGCCCGGAAATTCGTCGAGCTGTGCGACGCATATCACATACCCCTGGTGTTCCTGACCGACTGCCCCGGCTTCGTCGTTGGGCCTGAGATCGAGAATCAGCGTATGGTTTCATTGGCTGCGCGGTTCCTGAATACAATGATCGCAACGACCGTTCCGATCACCACGATCGTTATCCGCAAGGCCATCGGCCTCGCCTATCTTGCAATGGGCGGCAAGACCATGGGACCGGACACGATCGTCGCCTGGCCGACGGCACAGTTCGACGTGATGGGGCCTGCGGCCGGTGTCGAATTGAGCTACGGCAAGAAGATTGCCGCGTCGCCTGATCCGGCCGCCACCCGCGCGGCCTATCTGAAGGAAGCCGAAGAGGTCGCCGCCGCGCACCATGCAGCGGAGATGGCGCTGATCGATGACGTCATTCTTCCCGCCGAAACGCGCGACATAATCAAAAGCACGTTCGCGCGCGCACAAAGTGTCCGCACCACCGGATTCAAGCACCGTATCGACCCCTGA
- a CDS encoding SDR family oxidoreductase has translation MERMLEGKTAWITGAAGALGAAITRRFAAEGASIALSGRNAITLAEVADGLPAGTKSQVFVMDVVDRDQVDATAKAVFDSFGAIDILVNSTTCPIFADFFDLSDDDWMAVLDAKALGYMRTSRAALPFMLENGGGSIVNVSGRGGHQPNSPSHLAGSCANAAVNTLTKGLANIYGPQGVRINAIAPGPVRSPRYDKIAAANEKISGATGSDSRSGAKAANPLGEMAEVDDIADAALYLASGMSRFVTGTIMQIDGGGTVSL, from the coding sequence ATGGAGCGCATGCTTGAGGGGAAAACCGCCTGGATTACCGGGGCCGCCGGCGCGTTGGGCGCGGCGATCACCCGCCGTTTCGCCGCCGAGGGTGCCAGCATCGCGCTTTCCGGCCGGAACGCCATAACCCTGGCCGAGGTCGCGGACGGGCTGCCCGCCGGGACCAAATCGCAGGTTTTCGTGATGGACGTTGTCGACCGCGATCAGGTGGATGCCACGGCGAAGGCGGTGTTCGACAGCTTCGGCGCAATCGACATTCTGGTGAACTCGACCACATGCCCGATCTTCGCCGATTTCTTCGATCTTTCCGACGATGACTGGATGGCGGTTCTGGATGCCAAGGCGCTGGGCTATATGCGCACATCGCGCGCAGCACTGCCGTTTATGCTCGAAAATGGCGGCGGCAGTATCGTCAATGTTTCAGGGCGTGGCGGCCACCAGCCGAATTCCCCTTCGCACCTGGCAGGAAGTTGTGCCAATGCTGCCGTGAATACGCTGACCAAGGGCTTGGCGAATATTTACGGTCCGCAAGGGGTCCGCATCAATGCCATTGCGCCGGGACCGGTCCGCTCGCCGCGCTATGACAAGATTGCGGCCGCCAACGAAAAGATTTCCGGTGCCACCGGCAGCGATTCCAGAAGCGGCGCCAAGGCCGCGAACCCGCTCGGCGAGATGGCCGAGGTCGACGATATTGCTGATGCTGCGCTGTACCTCGCTTCTGGAATGTCACGGTTTGTCACCGGTACGATCATGCAAATCGACGGCGGCGGGACGGTCTCCCTCTGA